From one Triticum urartu cultivar G1812 chromosome 3, Tu2.1, whole genome shotgun sequence genomic stretch:
- the LOC125546531 gene encoding uncharacterized protein LOC125546531 — MPYLFTKYYHMQKRSTIGKANRSNLPYVHKKGTKSFVAVQHELNCGDIRLYKECYSSDKKGWASEDARNKHEEMLQKQKEPIEEGEVPLTEQQICEHVLGKAYGYIRGRGHGPKPNRRAYSSASSSTQHVVEELASTKEIVATQQTQIEAQQSQLEAQQKKTDWLQSVVSNLVGISPPMDGTTATGLGFTTERPMPSDGIAYCFC; from the exons ATGCCTTATTTGTTTACAAAATACTACCATATGCAGAAACGGTCCACAATTGGGAAGGCTAACCGCTCAAACCTACCTTATGTTCACAAGAAGGGAACAAAGTCATTTGTAGCGGTTCAACATGAATTA AATTGTGGCGATATCAGACTATACAAGGAGTGTTACTCTAGTGATAAGAAGGGATGGGCATCAGAAGATGCCAGGAATAAACAT GAAGAAATGTTGCAGAAGCAAAAGGAACCCATAGAGGAGGGTGAAGTACCTTTAACAGAGCAACAGATTTGCGAGCATGTGCTTGGTAAGGCATATGGTTACATCAGAGGTCGGGGTCATGGACCAAAACCAAATAGAAGGGCTTACTCAAGCGCATCAAGCTCAACTCAGCATGTAGTGGAAGAATTGGCCTCTACAAAGGAGATTGTTGCTACACAACAAACTCAAATTGAGGCTCAACAATCTCAACTTGAAGCTCAACAGAAGAAGACTGATTGGCTACAAAGTGTCGTGTCTAACTTGGTTGGCATTTCACCTCCTATGGACGGCACTACTGCAACAGGGCTAGGTTTCACAACTGAGCGGCCAATGCCATCTGACGGAATAG CATATTGCTTTTGTTAA